The nucleotide sequence GAATTAAGGCTCTGCTAATCGCCTTTTGTATCTAATGCACTCTATTTAGCTATGCTGCATGGCGTCCGAACAGCGAGTCATCGGTTACTTGCCATCTCCGCCGTTTTACTTGAAAAAATGCGTCTTTTAGTTGAAAATGCACAACCTTTACTTGCTGAATTGCTGCCTTTACTTGAAATCTTCTAGGTGTCTCCTACTTACATCTTTACCAGCCAGATTCAGATCGCAAAAGAAGAAGCTGCCCATCAGCAGCTTCTTCTTTCCTACTATATAAACGCAGCCTCAGCATGCTCCCTCTCCCATTCAAGCAGCCAAGCTTTCCTCTGAATCCCGCCGCCGTAGCCGCCAAGTCCGCCGTCAGAAGCTATCACTCTGTGGCATGGGATCAGAATGCAGAGCTGATTGGCGCCGTTTGCCCGGGCGACGGCTCTGTATGCTTTTGGATTGCCCGCACGGACGGCAAGTTCCTTGTAGCTGATGGTTTCGCCTGGCGGAATCTCTTTCAGAAGCCTCCATACGTTTCGCTGAAATTCAGAACCCGCATCCAAATAAATGGGGGTTTCAAAGGTCAGACATTTACCCGCGAAGTAATCGTTCAGCTCACGTTCAATCTGTTCCAGGACCGAATTGGTTCCCGGAACGATAGCAGCAGCGTGTTTGGCCCTAAGGTTCTCCAGTTCTTTTTCCAATCCCCGGCGGTCAACAAATTCAACTAGATAAAGCACTTCTTCATCCGCAACAGCAACCATCGGGCCAAGCTTGGTTTCGATCCATTTTGCTGTAAACAGCCGGATGTCCCTGTTTTTCTTCGGGACGGCACCCATTGTTTTGGCAAAGGCATCGCGGAAGCCGTTTCCTGACTCATAGCCGCTGTCCAGCTGAGTGTAGATCAAAGGTTTTCCGTTTCGAATGTGCTGAAAGGCCATCCCTAGGCGCCTTGAACGAGCGTATTCGATGAAAGTCATGCCGAACTGTTTCTTAAATTGCCTTCTGGCCGTGTGCGCAGTAATAGACAGCTCATCAAAATCTTTGTCTGTCCACTTTCGCTGAGGATTTTCCTCAATGGCAGCGACGAGTTTTTTCACTTCCGGCGACAGCGTGCTCGGGGTGCTGAGCGGATGACATCTCTTGCAGGGCCTGTAAGAAGCAAGCGCTGCTTCCTGAGCCGTTTTAAAAAACTCGCAGTTTTCTTTCAAAGGCTTTTTCGCAGGACAGGTTGGCCTGCAGAAAATACCCGTTGTTTTTACACCGACAAAAAAGGTGCCTTCGTACGATGAATTTTTCTCAACCAGCATGCTGTAGTAGTGATCAATCATTTTTTGATCATGTATCATTTGGCTTTTCTCCTTTATAAAGACTAATCGTACTAGTATCTTATCAAAAGGAATCGAAACGAAAACCAGAAAAATGAACATCAATTTTTTCACACCGCATGATCATTTTCCCGCTTTCACAACAAACCTGTGCTGCTTCACTTCGAAAAAGCCCTTCTCCTCAATCTCAGTATGAATTGCGAGTAACCGCTCTTTGAACAGGTCAGTGTCAAAATCCGGAACCTGCCAAGGAATGGCCTTTAAATAATAGATAAGAGCTCCGATGTCATAAAAACGCTGAGAAGGATACTCTTCTTTTGCAAACAGTATGGTAAACCCGGCTTCTTTTAGACCATGCAAGGCATTTGAAAGACTCCACTGAAGATATTCTTCATTTGGCTTTACACCAAGAGCCTCATTTATTCCCAGACAATCCAGACCGCCAACCTGCTGTGTCAGAAAGAGTCCTCCCTCTTTTAGGATGCGGCTGACTTCTTCAGGGTCAAAGGATTCATGCTGGTTTAGGATCAAATCAAATGTCCCGTCCGGAAAAGGAAGTTCTGCATCGTTATCAATACGAACCACGGTCACTCCCAATGGCTCCAGTTTGTTTTTGGCGACCGAAACGTTCGGTTCATATCCTTCTGTTGCAAAAACAGTTTCAGGGAACGGCTGCAGTTTTGATAAAAATTCACCGCCACCTGTACCCATATCAAGCATGGATGCTGCATCAGCAATAAGGGATCGCGCCATGCTGCCGTATGACCACGAGAGGAGATCGCTCTGCATTCTTCCGGACTCTGTGATGAAGGAAAAGTCCCATCCTGTGAAGGGTCTTTCCACTTCTTTCATATATTCTTCAAATTTCATCCTGTTCCCTCCTTGTCATTTTTTATGCCATATTCAATGATGTTCGGAGGACCTC is from Bacillus sp. FSL H8-0547 and encodes:
- a CDS encoding trifunctional transcriptional activator/DNA repair protein Ada/methylated-DNA--[protein]-cysteine S-methyltransferase; protein product: MIHDQKMIDHYYSMLVEKNSSYEGTFFVGVKTTGIFCRPTCPAKKPLKENCEFFKTAQEAALASYRPCKRCHPLSTPSTLSPEVKKLVAAIEENPQRKWTDKDFDELSITAHTARRQFKKQFGMTFIEYARSRRLGMAFQHIRNGKPLIYTQLDSGYESGNGFRDAFAKTMGAVPKKNRDIRLFTAKWIETKLGPMVAVADEEVLYLVEFVDRRGLEKELENLRAKHAAAIVPGTNSVLEQIERELNDYFAGKCLTFETPIYLDAGSEFQRNVWRLLKEIPPGETISYKELAVRAGNPKAYRAVARANGANQLCILIPCHRVIASDGGLGGYGGGIQRKAWLLEWEREHAEAAFI
- a CDS encoding class I SAM-dependent methyltransferase, with the protein product MKFEEYMKEVERPFTGWDFSFITESGRMQSDLLSWSYGSMARSLIADAASMLDMGTGGGEFLSKLQPFPETVFATEGYEPNVSVAKNKLEPLGVTVVRIDNDAELPFPDGTFDLILNQHESFDPEEVSRILKEGGLFLTQQVGGLDCLGINEALGVKPNEEYLQWSLSNALHGLKEAGFTILFAKEEYPSQRFYDIGALIYYLKAIPWQVPDFDTDLFKERLLAIHTEIEEKGFFEVKQHRFVVKAGK